The Methylomonas rhizoryzae genome includes the window TCCACTTCGGAATCCACCAAAGCCAGAATGATGTCGATGTCGTGGATCATCAAGTCCAATACTACGCTGACGTCATTGGCGCGCGGGTTGAAAGGGGATAGCCGGTGCGATTCTATGAATAACGGTTTTTCCTCCAACCCCTCCAATCCGCGTACCGCCGGATTGAAGCGTTCCAAATGACCGACTTGCAAGATGACGTTGCGTTCTTTAGCTAAGGCGATTAGTTCGTCCGCTTCTTCGACCGTCACGGTAATCGGTTTTTCCACTAGTACGTGACAGCCGGCGTTCAAAAAGTCGCGAGCTACTTTGTGGTGGGAACTGGTAGGAACTACCACGCTGACTGCATCGATGTTCCCTAACAAGGCATGATAATCGTCCATGGCTTGAGTACCGTGTTTTTCCGCTACGGTGCGGGCGGCTTCAATATTGATGTCTACTACCGCCACCAATTCGCAATCCCTTAAAGAGGCGTATTTTTCCGCGTGAAACTTACCCAAATACCCGGCGCCAATTACAGCGCATTTAAGTTTACTCATAGACACTCTAATGTAGATCCGCTACACATCCCATTTCGACTCGTAGCGAGACAGGCATAAAGCGCGTGATTATATCATTACTGTCTGTGACAAATTAAAACGCCGCGCCGCGCCGCGCCCTTGCCGCCGAAATATTGAGGCTTTTTTAGTATTCGAGTTGAAACGCTTAAGAGCCCGGGCCGGCTTATTTAAGCTTATGATTTTTTTTGATTTAGTGAGTGGCAAGAGTTCACGGACACCCCATCGTTTTTCGTTCGGCATGAAACAAGGAGGACTGCATTCGCCGGTCTGGCGCTATGAACTGTGTGCAAAACGATTGGCGTCTTCCGTGCGCCAATCGAGAATGACAGCCGTTCCGTTCACTGTGTTAATCGGATAGTATCGAACGGATACGTTGGTAGGATTGTTTGATTTCTTCGCCAATCAATTTGGCTTTGGCGAGCACTTCGTCCGAGGATTGCAATGTATCGTCGCTAAGTTCGGCGCAATTTTGCAAGATGGCATCCCATTTGGGCTCCAAAGCCTCGAATTCGTCTTTGACTTCCATGGAAGCCAAATGCAGTTTTACTAAGATTTCGTCCCGCTCCGTTTTCAAGTTTTCGACCAGCGCGGCAAAGTCAGCATTGAATTCCATGAGTTTCTCCTGGTGAGATTGAGTGTGATAGAGCGAAGCGAGCGTTTGTAATTCGCGGATCGGAATAGGTCTTAGTGTCCGAAGGTTCCGGTCGGATTCGGCCATGCTTTTGCCGATCGAAAACTTGCCGCTCGCGGCAGTGTCCGCCATGTTCATTCTAGTCTAAAGTTCCGAGTCGGCCCACGCCTTTACAATCTGCTTTTGCGTCTTTAAATAGCGGCTGAAAATCGGCTCGGATTTCGAAATTTGCGGCGAACAAGATCCGAGCACATCGATTTCCATTCAGCCGTGCCTGTCGGCCTTCAGCGAGTATTGCCCTTGGTTGGGGCACTGCGGGCATCGAAACGAAACACGTCGCCGGCGTGGTTGGTATCGTTGGCCACCAGCGTGCTCACTTCCGATTCGAATGCTACGAAGCGGCCGTTGCCGTTGACGGCCGGCTTGGTGAATTTATCGGCTACTCGCTCGCTGAGCGAGCCGTCGAAGAGGCGGGTAACCGCGCCGGATTTGAGATTTTTGACGAAAATATCCGCTGAACTGTTGCTATCGCCGGCGGCCAGATTGCTGGCGTAGGAATAAAACGCGACGTAGCGGCCGTTCGCGCTGATGGCCGGATTGAAACTAAACGCGTCGGCGAGTTCGCCTTGGGCGTTGGTCGATAAATTGGCTAAGGCGCCGGTTTTTAAGTCTTTGATGTATATATCGCTTCTGAAGTTGCCGCCGTTTGCGATCAGGTTGTTGGCCGTCGAATAAAACACCAGATAACGGCCGTTGCCGCTAATTACAGGAGCTAGACTGTAACCGCCGGCTTCTTCGCCTAATGCGTTGGTCGTTACTCGGAATAAAGCACCGGTGGCGACGTTTTTTACGAAGATGTCGCTCGCGGAGTTACTATCGCCCGTCACTAAATTATCGGCCAACGAAGCGAAAGCGACTAAGCGGCCGCTCGAGTTAATGGACGGGCTTAAGCTGTGGCGATTACCCAACAGTCCGTCGGCGTTGCAGGAAACGCAGGCCAGCTTGTCGGTTTTAAGGTCTTTGACAAAAACGTCGCGAGCGGCGTTAGTGTCGTCGGCGACCAAATGGCCGGCGTCCGAGGCGAAGGCAACGAACCGTCCGTTGGCGCTGATTGTGGCCGAATCGCTGGCGCCGTCGGCTTGGATGCCGCGCGAGTCGGTGGAAACGCGGATTGTCGCTCCGGTTTGGAGATCTTTTCGAAACACGTCGACGGCGTCGTTGTTGTCGCCTATGACCAGATTGGTGGCTGCGGAGCTGAAAACTACATAGCGACCGTTGGCGCTCAGTGCCGGGCCGAAACTTGCGCCGTTGGCTTGTGTTCCGCTGGAGTCGGTGGAAATCCTGACGACCTTATCGGTATTCAGGTTTTTGACGAAAATATCCGTCACGCCGTTGGTGTCTGCCGCTACCCAATTGTCGGCGTTCGATTCGAATGCCACCAGGCTGCCCGTAGCATTGATGGACGGATTGGAACTGCCGGCATTGCCTTGTACGATTTGGTTGCTGCGGGCGATGCGGACGAGATCGGCGTAACAAGTTTCGCCGGTCGCTAGTGCCAGCAGCAGTATAAGCCGAGCCAAGGAACAGGCCGTTGACAGGCTCAGGCCCGGTAAGAGTCGAAAAGTTGTATTCGCCATAAACTGATGTGCCGCGTATATGCCTATTCATCTCGCTCCATGCTTACGTACTCATAAGCCCTGGAATTGTGAGGGCTTGAATAGACGTACCGGAATGTTGGAGCACCGATGCGGACTGTAATGGCGTAGCGTTGCGGCGAACAAGCGGCTAACGACGACTTCGTTAGCGGTTCAGCATTTTTATTTATAAGGCAACAGGCGACCCGTTAGCGTGTTGGTGAAAAGCGCCTACAGAATCGGTTGCGACCTTGCAGGGCAAACGACGCAACCGACTATGCGGATCAGGCTAGACCGAGCCTTCCGGCGTTTTGAAGTTGGCGAAAGCCCCGATCAAACCGATGACGAAAAACGCCGTGCCGACCAGAGTGAACCGCAGGTTGGACACTTCCAGGCTCAAATCGTCGGTGGCGTACAGCATGATGACGACGGCGACTGAGCCCCAAGCGAGAAAGCGCAATGTGCCGAAAGTCACGAGGTGCAGCGGCGTCTGCTTGTCTTTAATCGGTGTGTCCATGCGGTAGGCGACCGAGCCGCACACGATAGCCGGTAAGATGCCCCAACGCATGTGCTGCAGAAAGCTTTCGAAAAACTCTATGTTCTCGCGGTGGTAAAAGGTGATTTCCAACACCAGTACGGCTACCGAGGTGCTGACCAAAAAGCCCAGCAGCATCATGGCCATGTAAAAGCCGTAATTGCGTTCCGAATGTTCTTGTTCCAAGGTCAAGGCCCTGGCAACGAATACCAGGGTAATCGGCAATACGTACATGGGTATTGCATAAGCAATCCAGCGCAATGTGGTGTAACTGAAATGTTTTAACGGTTTGTCGGGAAACAGCCATTCGTTGTGCAAGGAAACCGCGACTTCCCGGCCCAGCATGACGCCGACCGTGGTGAGGGCAGTGAAGATCAACACGTATTTAAAGGTATTTTGCAAGCGCACTTCGTTGACCTTGCCGCCCAGTTGCTTGACCGTTTCCCACATTTCCGTTTCGTTGGCACTGCCGAACACCACCAGACAGGCTAACAAGCGGCACAACAAGCCGGTCAGCTCGTCCAATTCTTTAATCAGCTTGACCGTTTTGGTGTAATGCGGCTCGGCGTCTTTCCACACCGCCACTTTTTCCGACATCGTGTTGTAAGAAATGCAAATTTCCCCCCATTTCAAAGAAGGTTCGTTGAAGAACCGGCGGTAAGAGGATTGGTCGGCATAATGCTGAATCTGATCGAATAACAAGCAGTTATGCGCCCATTTGTACTCGACCGTCGCGTTGGATTTGTCGAAGTCGCCGGGGTCTATGCTTTGCACCAACAACCGGTCGGAGATTTGGGTTTTGATGTAGTCGTCTATTGCCGACAGCCGCGAGGTCATCAGCGCGTTGTACACTTTTGCGGCCTTGGTCGGAATCGCAAAGGCGTCGTGCACGCTGTCCCTGAGTATCAGCAAAGGATTAAAGCGGTTTTCCCAAACGACCAGAAACAAAAACAATCCGGCCAGAATTAACGGTATCAACGTACTGCCGTCCAGGCCGTTGAGTAAATTCAGCCACTCTCCGGCCCGGAGCGTGCGGACGATGACGGTGAACAAGGGTTGTAAAGACAGCCATTGCCAGGTCAGCAACCAATACAAACAGGCGATTAATGCGCAATACAGCAGCAGACCCGACCAGTAAGTGGCGCTGCGGCTGAAATATTGCGGAAGTGTCGGCGCATCGCCTAATTGTATGCGGCGTTTCTGAAACGATTGATAGGCAAAATACAGGGCAATGCCTGTGCCTAAACCTTGGGCGGTGAGATAGGTGAGTAGTTCTGGCGTCATCGTGAGTCGGTATGGAAGTGAGACCTCAGTGGTTACGGATAGCTCGGCATTGTTGGGTT containing:
- a CDS encoding TolB family protein, encoding MARLILLLALATGETCYADLVRIARSNQIVQGNAGSSNPSINATGSLVAFESNADNWVAADTNGVTDIFVKNLNTDKVVRISTDSSGTQANGASFGPALSANGRYVVFSSAATNLVIGDNNDAVDVFRKDLQTGATIRVSTDSRGIQADGASDSATISANGRFVAFASDAGHLVADDTNAARDVFVKDLKTDKLACVSCNADGLLGNRHSLSPSINSSGRLVAFASLADNLVTGDSNSASDIFVKNVATGALFRVTTNALGEEAGGYSLAPVISGNGRYLVFYSTANNLIANGGNFRSDIYIKDLKTGALANLSTNAQGELADAFSFNPAISANGRYVAFYSYASNLAAGDSNSSADIFVKNLKSGAVTRLFDGSLSERVADKFTKPAVNGNGRFVAFESEVSTLVANDTNHAGDVFRFDARSAPTKGNTR
- a CDS encoding Gfo/Idh/MocA family protein, producing the protein MSKLKCAVIGAGYLGKFHAEKYASLRDCELVAVVDINIEAARTVAEKHGTQAMDDYHALLGNIDAVSVVVPTSSHHKVARDFLNAGCHVLVEKPITVTVEEADELIALAKERNVILQVGHLERFNPAVRGLEGLEEKPLFIESHRLSPFNPRANDVSVVLDLMIHDIDIILALVDSEVEKIDASGTAVLTQGTDIANARITFKNGCVANVTASRISMKMERKMRMFRPSSYISVDFQNRVLVKHKTGEKEMFPGIPEIVTEESVYESGDALLEEIKHFIHCIKTGANPLVPGEAGRKALETAIAITRFLKHG